The genomic window GAAGCATATGTGGGTAgtgtatatgatatatgacaTGGCTTAAGGCCTATGTGTGTTGGTGGAACGTGATGGAGGTATGTACATCTCGGGCGTTGCATTGATTCTTGTTAGATCATGTGGAAACCTTGTGATGTTGCATGATTAATTGCTGGAGCGGACATGTGGTGTGCCTGTGTGAAGTTAAGAATGTGGTAACACAGATCACTTGGAGACAGTGTGATTTGGTGTGCTCGTGTGAATGTGGTGGTGCAGATCACGTGGAAACATCATGATGTGGTGTGATCGAGTTAAGGAGTAGAACTCACAGAGACCACGTGGTGGCGTGGTCTCATGTTTGCACCGTCGGAGTTTATCCTCGTTTCTTGTTGATtgcttttgattttttggatgtTCTAGGTAGAGCTTTTGTTATATATGTTGTATGGTGAATGTTGGGTAATGATTTTGGGGCTCGTAGAGCATCCCTCATTGAGCTTTTGTTAAAATGTTCACCCtccttccttttctttttcaagATTCGGTTCATATTGATAGGTTTTTGTCAAACGCGTCATGTAATCCTACTTTGTTAAAGACATTGTTTCAGTCTTTGTAGCTGGAGACAAGTGTCCTGATATCGCCGACTATTTCAATTATACTGGGTCAGGATGTCACAGAAATATCACGTAGTAGTTGCAGTATTAGTAAACAAGTCTTTCGAGCATTTCAAAAATTCAACCACCAGCAATTGCATGGATTAAGGTGCAAAGCCGAGTATAGAGACGCCATTAGCTATAGGCGATCTGAGCTTTACAATCAAAGTTATTAGGAGTTCCAGATCATTCACGCACAGAAAACAAAATgctatattataaaacaagacaaataataaaaatttaagtaCAGTTCATGTTTATAAAGACTCACTATAAATGAGTGCAAGCAATGGCAGACACtatacacaaaatatataaacatagatCACAGTTATGACTATGACGCTTTACTTCGAAAGATCACAGTTATGTTTACAACTCAACTGAAATTCAAATGCCTTTATCAAATGGTTACTTACAATGATGAAGATAACTGAGGCCTCCGAAAATAGTCTGGAGTACTGAAAGCAAAATAGCTGCCAAAACAGCGAAAGATGATAGAACAGTCCAAGGAGAATCAAAGTGAAGGTGCTTGAACCTTGCACACTCCACATTCCATCTGTTTGAAGTGTAATTGTTAATCCCTTCGAACTCTTCTTTCAAGTAACTATTACTCATGTCGAAGGCAACATCTTTGCAAATGAATTTGAAGAATTGAGAGACGTCACTCCCATTACCAACATAGTTTTGTATGATTCCTTTCTCACTAAGATAGGTAGCATCTGCCTCGTCATTCATCAGACATCCCATGAAAACCACATAGCTGGTTATATTGTTGGAACACTTTGTAGATAACTGCTCAAAAGCAACACAGTTTAGCAAGACCGAACTGATGAATCCATCAAACACTATTGGTGGTATGTGAAGCTCATTTCCGTTTAGTTTTATATCTAGTATTGTTTCTTCCCGCGAGCTTCTTCTCGGGACATAGCCACTAGTTTTCTTTGAAGAAGGTTGATAATGAGAAGCCTTGAATTTTATTCCCTGGAGGCGAAGTCTATTTGCTGAAAGGATCAGTCTCGAATCATCATAATGAGAATTTGATGGTCCTTTCTCAGGACTCTGAGAAGTACCATTTATGAAGTTCTTACGAATCAGATCAAGCAAATGTTGTGCTTCAAGGTTCTGAGATTTTGTTTTCTCAGCCACTGAAAGGTTAAAGAACTTGAATGCAAGTTTCTCCAGATTTACAGATATTTTTGATTCTTTCAAAAGTGTGTTGAGAAGAATTAAAGGAACCTGATTTTCCAAAAGCAGAAGATCACTCCggatggtggagaggatccATGGCGTTGTCAGAATACGATCATTTGGCGACTTCTTACTTGAGAGAACGTGTCTTGATATGAAGAAGAACAACATAAGAATGAAACAACCATCGAGGAGCATCATTTTGAGGAATTCCGGTTTTATAACTACTAGCTTCTCAGAGTAAGAGTTCCGGATAGCTGTCTccatttgaattatttttctaCCCAAAGTGTTGGTATCGACACCATCTTTTGCCTCACCAAGGAAAAGTTTCAAATAACGATGTTTATGCTCCTCGAGCAtttggagatgctctttccCGTGATGGTAAGGACCTATTGACACTATCTCAGGCTCATAGCCCTTGTGATGGTTCTTCTTCAGGCTTTGGGGAATCTTGAATATGCTACACGAACCTTCCCCTTTTCTTTGAAACTTCGGAGATTCTGCACCAATATGAATGAGCATATTCATCTTTGCTAATATTTCTGCaaacttctcatcatcatcttgGTAACTGATTTCATGCTTGTTTGAACTCTCTGCTTCATCAATATCTTGTTCGGTAACTTTTGGCTT from Brassica napus cultivar Da-Ae chromosome A5 unlocalized genomic scaffold, Da-Ae chrA05_Random_37, whole genome shotgun sequence includes these protein-coding regions:
- the LOC106454944 gene encoding UPF0481 protein At3g47200-like, with the protein product MIQGITEQDIEKAESPNKDVEKANSSRKPKVTEQDIDEAESSNKHEISYQDDDEKFAEILAKMNMLIHIGAESPKFQRKGEGSCSIFKIPQSLKKNHHKGYEPEIVSIGPYHHGKEHLQMLEEHKHRYLKLFLGEAKDGVDTNTLGRKIIQMETAIRNSYSEKLVVIKPEFLKMMLLDGCFILMLFFFISRHVLSSKKSPNDRILTTPWILSTIRSDLLLLENQVPLILLNTLLKESKISVNLEKLAFKFFNLSVAEKTKSQNLEAQHLLDLIRKNFINGTSQSPEKGPSNSHYDDSRLILSANRLRLQGIKFKASHYQPSSKKTSGYVPRRSSREETILDIKLNGNELHIPPIVFDGFISSVLLNCVAFEQLSTKCSNNITSYVVFMGCLMNDEADATYLSEKGIIQNYVGNGSDVSQFFKFICKDVAFDMSNSYLKEEFEGINNYTSNRWNVECARFKHLHFDSPWTVLSSFAVLAAILLSVLQTIFGGLSYLHHCK